A genomic window from Tolypothrix sp. PCC 7910 includes:
- a CDS encoding UDP-glucuronic acid decarboxylase family protein: protein MRILVTGGAGFLGSHLIDRLITDGHEILCLDNFYTGNKDNIVKWLDNPYFELIRHDITEPIRLEVDQIYHLACPASPVHYQYNPVKTVKTNVMGTLNMLGLAKRVKARFFLASTSEVYGDPEVHPQTEEYRGSVNPIGIRSCYDEGKRIAETLAFDYYRQNKVDIRVVRIFNTYGPRMLENDGRVVSNFIVQALRGEPLTVYGDGSQTRSFCYVSDLVEGFIRLMNSDYVGPVNLGNPDEYTILELAEAVQNLINPEAKIKFEPIPSDDPRRRRPDITKAKTLLNWEPTVPLQQGLKLTVEDFRNRINKEKKASVS from the coding sequence ATGAGAATTTTAGTAACGGGCGGTGCCGGGTTTCTTGGTTCCCATCTCATCGACCGACTAATAACTGATGGCCATGAAATTCTTTGCTTGGATAACTTTTATACAGGTAATAAGGACAACATAGTTAAATGGCTGGATAATCCATATTTTGAACTGATCCGCCATGACATTACCGAACCCATTAGGTTGGAAGTGGATCAAATCTATCATTTGGCTTGTCCTGCTTCGCCTGTACATTACCAGTACAACCCCGTCAAAACTGTGAAAACAAATGTGATGGGGACACTAAATATGTTGGGCTTGGCTAAACGTGTCAAAGCAAGATTTTTCTTAGCTTCCACCAGTGAAGTCTACGGCGATCCAGAAGTTCATCCCCAAACGGAAGAGTACAGAGGTAGCGTCAATCCTATTGGCATACGTTCCTGCTATGACGAAGGTAAACGTATTGCTGAGACTCTAGCATTCGACTACTACAGACAAAATAAAGTTGATATTCGAGTTGTACGTATTTTTAATACTTATGGCCCTCGGATGTTAGAAAACGATGGTCGGGTAGTAAGCAACTTCATAGTTCAAGCTTTACGGGGCGAACCTTTAACAGTCTATGGTGACGGTTCTCAAACCCGTAGTTTTTGCTATGTCTCTGATCTGGTAGAAGGATTTATCAGATTGATGAATAGTGACTATGTAGGCCCTGTAAATCTGGGCAACCCTGATGAATACACCATCCTAGAATTGGCTGAGGCTGTACAAAACCTGATTAATCCCGAAGCCAAAATTAAGTTTGAACCAATACCTTCTGACGATCCGCGTCGCCGCCGTCCAGATATTACAAAAGCAAAAACCTTGTTAAATTGGGAACCTACCGTTCCATTACAACAAGGGTTAAAACTGACTGTAGAAGATTTTCGCAATCGGATTAATAAGGAGAAAAAAGCGTCAGTCTCCTGA
- a CDS encoding UDP-glucose/GDP-mannose dehydrogenase family protein translates to MRVCVIGTGYVGLVTGACLAHIGHDVICVDNNEEKVKLMKSGQSPIFEPGLSEIMQSAIQAGKIEFTTDLAAGVAHGEILFIAVGTPPLPNGESDTRYVEAVARGIGNHLNGGYKVIVNKSTVPIGSGDWVRMIVLDGIAERQKTLVAAGSVATEDKLPEIASHFDVVSNPEFLREGSAVYDTFNPDRIVLGGNSQRAIGLMKDLYAPIVERQFAENQSLPQVPVLVTDLSSAEMIKYAANAFLATKISFINEVANICDRVGADVTQVAKGIGLDSRIGNKFLQAGIGWGGSCFPKDVAALIHTADDYGYEAQLLKSAVSVNERQRLIALEKLQQVLKILKGKTVGLLGLTFKPDTDDLRDAPALNLIEQLNRLGAKVKAFDPIVSQTGLRHGLSGVLVETDAERLADGCDALVLVTEWQQFSHLDYVKMAQLMNHPVIIDGRNFLDPETMVRAGFQYVGVGR, encoded by the coding sequence ATGCGTGTTTGCGTCATTGGTACTGGTTACGTTGGTTTAGTTACAGGTGCTTGCTTGGCTCACATCGGTCACGATGTCATCTGTGTAGATAATAATGAAGAAAAAGTTAAGTTAATGAAGTCTGGGCAGTCCCCAATTTTCGAGCCGGGGCTCTCGGAAATTATGCAATCTGCGATTCAAGCAGGAAAGATTGAATTTACTACAGATTTGGCTGCAGGTGTAGCTCATGGAGAAATTCTCTTTATTGCAGTGGGAACACCACCTTTACCAAATGGTGAAAGTGATACTCGTTACGTTGAGGCTGTAGCCCGTGGTATCGGGAACCATCTCAACGGTGGTTATAAAGTAATTGTTAATAAATCTACAGTGCCCATTGGCTCAGGTGACTGGGTACGGATGATTGTTTTAGATGGTATCGCTGAACGTCAAAAAACCCTAGTAGCAGCAGGTAGCGTTGCAACTGAAGATAAATTGCCAGAGATTGCATCTCATTTTGATGTAGTCAGCAATCCAGAGTTTTTACGGGAAGGTTCAGCGGTTTACGATACCTTTAACCCCGATCGCATTGTTCTCGGTGGTAACAGTCAAAGAGCGATAGGCTTAATGAAAGACCTGTACGCTCCAATTGTAGAGCGGCAGTTTGCTGAGAATCAATCTTTACCACAAGTACCTGTGCTGGTAACAGACCTCAGCTCAGCAGAAATGATTAAATATGCTGCTAATGCCTTTTTAGCAACTAAAATTAGTTTTATTAACGAAGTTGCCAACATCTGCGATCGCGTCGGTGCTGATGTTACTCAAGTAGCAAAAGGTATTGGTTTAGACTCCCGGATTGGTAACAAGTTTTTACAGGCTGGTATCGGTTGGGGTGGTTCCTGTTTCCCCAAAGACGTAGCTGCGCTAATTCATACTGCTGATGACTATGGTTATGAAGCACAATTACTGAAATCAGCCGTTAGCGTCAACGAACGCCAACGGCTGATTGCTTTAGAGAAACTGCAACAAGTCCTCAAAATTCTCAAAGGTAAAACAGTAGGTCTACTTGGCCTTACCTTTAAGCCAGATACCGACGATTTACGCGACGCGCCAGCACTCAACCTCATTGAGCAGCTGAACAGATTGGGAGCCAAAGTCAAAGCTTTCGACCCCATTGTTTCCCAAACAGGTCTACGTCATGGTCTTTCTGGCGTACTAGTCGAAACTGATGCAGAAAGACTAGCCGACGGTTGCGATGCTTTAGTACTTGTGACTGAATGGCAACAATTTAGCCATCTAGACTATGTGAAAATGGCTCAACTGATGAATCACCCTGTGATTATCGATGGACGTAACTTCCTTGACCCAGAAACAATGGTTAGAGCAGGTTTCCAATATGTAGGTGTTGGAAGATAA
- a CDS encoding DUF2993 domain-containing protein, with protein MFGGLTGLTDSKGTDWGERMLNTVASQTIRHLFTQSESVEVFVRCYPSSKLLQGSIDSFKMSGRGLVIRRDFAVEEMSFETDAVAIDFGSVLSGKLTLKQPTQAIAQVILSEAGINQAFNAELVKKRLVNLSVPSLTALSGGNPVSFPEIQVQLLPENRLRILAKADLDNGELVPLNMTVSLAVERRRRVSFTNPQFDLDLIPEAQREVSRTLSIALVEILDNMVDLDRFDLDGVKMRLNRLETEGQKLIFSGYAEIERIPNTSQQAKS; from the coding sequence ATGTTCGGCGGACTTACTGGTTTAACAGATTCTAAAGGCACAGACTGGGGAGAGCGGATGCTCAACACAGTCGCTAGCCAAACGATTCGCCACCTGTTTACCCAAAGCGAGTCAGTAGAAGTCTTTGTGCGCTGCTATCCCTCCAGCAAACTGTTGCAAGGCAGCATCGATAGTTTCAAAATGAGTGGCCGTGGCTTGGTCATCCGTAGAGATTTTGCGGTCGAGGAGATGTCTTTTGAAACGGATGCAGTTGCCATTGACTTTGGCTCAGTTTTAAGCGGTAAATTAACTCTTAAACAACCTACTCAGGCGATCGCCCAAGTAATATTATCAGAAGCAGGTATTAATCAGGCTTTTAATGCCGAACTGGTTAAAAAACGTTTAGTTAACCTTTCTGTGCCAAGCTTAACGGCATTATCTGGGGGTAACCCAGTGTCTTTCCCAGAGATTCAGGTACAACTGTTACCAGAGAATCGTCTGCGAATTTTAGCAAAAGCAGATTTAGATAATGGCGAACTCGTACCACTAAATATGACTGTCAGCTTGGCTGTGGAACGTCGGCGACGAGTTTCCTTCACAAATCCTCAATTTGACCTTGACCTTATACCAGAAGCACAAAGAGAAGTATCGCGAACTTTGAGCATAGCACTGGTGGAAATTTTAGATAATATGGTTGATTTGGATCGCTTTGACCTGGATGGGGTAAAAATGCGACTTAACCGTTTAGAAACTGAAGGTCAAAAGTTAATCTTCAGTGGATATGCTGAGATTGAGCGTATACCTAATACCTCACAACAAGCGAAGAGCTAG
- a CDS encoding GNAT family N-acetyltransferase has translation MADLKFTVEDHPTQEDIRTVINKLVEYNNDRQIEKDVYQPLAVLIRDNQDEIVGGLVGKTQWGWLFISHLWVAEMLRGQGYGRQLLLQAEEIAKQRGCSSAYLDTFSFQSLGFYERLGYERFGVLENFPTGHQRYFLKKEI, from the coding sequence ATGGCAGACCTAAAATTTACAGTTGAGGATCATCCCACCCAAGAGGATATTCGTACTGTCATTAACAAGCTTGTTGAATATAACAACGATCGCCAAATAGAAAAAGATGTATACCAACCCCTAGCTGTCTTAATTCGAGACAATCAAGACGAAATTGTTGGGGGTTTAGTTGGTAAAACACAATGGGGATGGCTGTTTATCTCTCACCTGTGGGTGGCGGAAATGCTGCGAGGTCAAGGATACGGAAGACAACTTCTGCTTCAAGCTGAGGAAATTGCTAAACAGCGCGGTTGTAGTTCCGCTTATCTGGATACATTCAGTTTTCAATCTCTTGGTTTTTATGAACGCCTTGGCTATGAGAGGTTTGGGGTACTAGAAAATTTTCCAACAGGACATCAACGGTATTTTTTAAAGAAAGAAATTTAG
- a CDS encoding TIGR00300 family protein, translating to MTSPIRFLMCAPDHYDVDYVINPWMEGNIHKSSRDRAVEQWQKLYHVLKDHAIVDLVPPEKGWPDMVFTANAGLVLGDNVVLSRFLHKERQGEEPYFQKWFEANGYTVHVLPKDLPFEGAGDALLDREGRWLWAGYGFRSELDSHPYLAKWLDIEVLSLRLIDERFYHLDTCFCPLANGYLLYYPGAFDSYSNRLIEMRVAAEKRIAIEEADAVNFACNAVNVDSIVIMNKASDNLKTRLENVGFQIIETPLKEFLKAGGAAKCLTLRVTEPVRDEVHANVSVESRIIRLEGHLLDSGLINRALDLIVDTGGSFQVLNFNLGEQRQSTSAAEVKVSAPSHEVMEEIISQLIDLGAVDLPQDERDAKLEPVVQAGVAPDDFYVSTIYPTEVRIHGEWVKVQNQRMDGAIAITQSANGYVAKCKILRDLAVGEQVVVDVQGIRTIRKTESREQRNAQEFSFMSAGVSSERRVELVVEQVAWELRKIRDAGGKVVVTAGPVVIHTGGGEHLSRLIREGYVQALLGGNAIAVHDIEQNIMGTSLGVDMKRGVAVRGGHRHHLKVINSVRRYGSIAKAVEAGAIKSGVMYECVQNHVPFVLAGSIRDDGPLPDTQMDLIKAQQEYAKHLEGAEMILMLSSMLHSIGVGNMTPAGVKMVCVDINPAVVTKLSDRGSIESVGVVTDVGLFLSLLTQQLDKLTSPYRAVVG from the coding sequence ATGACTTCCCCGATTCGCTTTTTGATGTGTGCCCCTGACCACTATGATGTGGACTATGTAATTAATCCCTGGATGGAAGGGAACATTCATAAATCATCGCGCGATCGCGCTGTGGAACAGTGGCAAAAACTCTACCATGTCCTGAAAGACCACGCCATTGTAGATTTAGTACCACCAGAAAAAGGCTGGCCTGATATGGTATTTACCGCCAACGCTGGCTTAGTGTTGGGGGATAATGTAGTTCTGAGTCGCTTTTTACACAAAGAACGTCAGGGAGAAGAACCTTACTTCCAAAAATGGTTTGAAGCCAACGGTTATACAGTGCATGTACTACCTAAAGACTTACCCTTTGAAGGTGCAGGGGATGCATTGTTAGATCGAGAAGGACGCTGGTTATGGGCGGGTTATGGCTTCCGTTCAGAATTAGATTCTCACCCCTACTTAGCGAAGTGGTTGGATATTGAAGTATTATCACTACGGCTCATTGATGAGCGTTTTTATCATTTAGATACCTGCTTCTGTCCCTTAGCTAACGGCTATTTACTTTATTATCCCGGTGCGTTTGATTCCTACTCCAACCGCTTAATTGAAATGCGAGTAGCAGCAGAAAAGCGCATCGCTATTGAAGAAGCTGACGCAGTGAATTTCGCCTGTAATGCGGTGAATGTGGACAGTATCGTGATCATGAATAAGGCGAGTGATAATTTAAAAACACGCCTAGAAAATGTTGGTTTCCAAATCATTGAAACACCGCTAAAAGAATTTCTCAAAGCTGGTGGTGCGGCGAAATGTCTCACCCTGCGGGTAACAGAACCCGTGAGAGATGAAGTTCATGCCAATGTTTCTGTAGAAAGTCGGATTATTCGCCTAGAAGGTCACTTGCTGGATTCGGGCTTAATTAACCGCGCTTTGGACTTGATTGTGGATACAGGCGGAAGCTTCCAAGTACTGAATTTCAACCTGGGCGAACAGCGCCAAAGTACCTCAGCAGCTGAGGTGAAAGTGTCAGCACCATCCCATGAGGTGATGGAAGAGATTATTTCTCAACTGATTGATTTAGGTGCTGTAGACTTACCTCAAGACGAACGAGATGCCAAACTAGAACCTGTAGTGCAAGCAGGTGTCGCACCCGATGATTTCTATGTGAGTACAATTTATCCCACCGAAGTGCGGATTCATGGTGAGTGGGTAAAGGTACAAAATCAGCGCATGGATGGCGCGATCGCCATTACTCAATCTGCTAATGGCTATGTTGCCAAGTGTAAAATATTACGCGATTTGGCAGTTGGCGAACAAGTTGTAGTCGATGTTCAAGGTATCCGCACCATCCGCAAAACGGAATCGAGGGAACAGCGGAATGCTCAAGAATTTAGCTTTATGTCCGCAGGGGTTTCCAGCGAACGCCGTGTGGAATTAGTTGTAGAGCAAGTAGCTTGGGAATTACGTAAAATTCGGGATGCTGGCGGTAAAGTAGTTGTCACGGCTGGCCCAGTTGTAATTCATACTGGCGGTGGCGAACATCTATCGCGGCTAATTCGCGAAGGCTACGTGCAAGCACTGTTGGGCGGAAATGCGATCGCAGTCCATGACATTGAGCAAAATATCATGGGTACATCCCTCGGTGTTGATATGAAGCGGGGTGTCGCCGTTCGGGGTGGACACCGTCATCACTTGAAGGTAATTAATAGCGTTCGCCGCTATGGAAGCATTGCCAAAGCTGTAGAGGCGGGGGCAATTAAGAGTGGCGTAATGTATGAATGTGTACAAAATCATGTACCGTTTGTACTCGCCGGTTCCATCAGAGATGATGGGCCTTTACCCGATACCCAAATGGATTTGATTAAAGCACAGCAAGAATACGCCAAACACCTGGAAGGTGCGGAAATGATTTTAATGCTGTCTAGTATGCTGCACTCTATTGGTGTAGGAAACATGACACCTGCGGGCGTGAAA